A single window of Polyodon spathula isolate WHYD16114869_AA unplaced genomic scaffold, ASM1765450v1 scaffolds_2409, whole genome shotgun sequence DNA harbors:
- the LOC121310759 gene encoding proto-oncogene tyrosine-protein kinase ROS-like, which yields MNVTTPALEPQAEGQWLFLSRMDSLRSTVVEDLVSAADCLPANFVQNNITGIAVNYYFKQIYFTEGNRIWVKGAIKLSNAVDLETVYVGSEPITAISVDWMYQKLYFVMDRKMFLCTLKNCSSPEEITPYHRGSPKRIIADPYNGYIFLLMDEGIYKMNLPELSALSKNITLVVRSDSMQDFVVSYKSKRLIYFNDTDRSISSVFLDGSSFYTIRPPVGSINTVVSLAYEADHFMITNAEEVFHETQYSGHFFYNTYMVGCDETQIEKFGFDNLLFFSESSQPYPVPLPPKQLQSLFGSDIAALNWEKPEPRIKA from the exons ATGAATGTCACAACCCCAGCATTGGAAC caCAAGCTGAAGGGCAATGGCTGTTTCTGTCACGAATGGATTCTTTGAGGAGTACGGTTGTAGAAGATTTGGTATCGGCAGCAGATTGCCTTCCAGCTAACTTTGTACAGAACAATATAACTG GAATAGCTGTGAATTACTACTTCAAGCAAATTTATTTCACTGAGGGCAATCGTATTTGGGTCAAGGGAGCTATCAAGTTGTCTAACGCTGTTGATCTTGAAACGGTGTATGTTGGTTCTGAACCGATCACAGCAATATCAGTGGATTGGATGTACCAGAAGCTATACTTTGTCATGGATCGAAAG ATGTTCCTCTGTACTTTAAAAAACTGTAGCAGCCCAGAAGAAATCACTCCTTATCATAGAGGTTCTCCAAAAAGAATTATTGCAGATCCTTATAATGG gtatatcTTTTTGCTTATGGATGAAGGGATTTACAAAATGAACCTCCCAGAGTTGTCTGCACTAAGTAAGAATATCACCCTCGTTGTGAGAAGTGACTCCATGCAAGACTTTGTTGTAAGCTACAAGTCAAAGAGATTGATATATTTTAATGACACTGACAGATCCATCTCATCTGTCTTTCTGGACGGGTCCTCGTTTTACACCATCCGACCTCCAGTGGGCAGTATAAACACAGTTGTAAGTCTTGCGTATGAAGCTGACCACTTCATGATCACAAATGCAGAGGAAGTGTTTCACGAAACGCAGTACAGTGgtcattttttttacaatacatacaTGGTGGGCTGCGATGAAACTCAAATAGAAAAATTTGGCTTTGATAACCTACTGTTTTTTAGTGAATCCAGTCAGCCATATCCAGTTCCCTTGCCCCCTAAACAACTTCAGTCATTGTTTGGATCTGACATTGCTGCCCTGAACTGGGAAAAACCTGAACCTAGAATAAAAGCAA